The following is a genomic window from Tetrapisispora phaffii CBS 4417 chromosome 12, complete genome.
CGAGTGTATCCTTCAGTTGACACGCTTTCTAAGCTCAGAATGCAGATCAAGCAGAGAGCAAACTGATAATTTAGCAACTTTGCTTAACAGACTAGCAGATCAGTCGGGcataatatttgaagagACAAGTGGAAATACTCCTGATGAAGAATTGCAGAAGTACAATGAAATAGTGCAGAAATCAGAGGAAGAACTTTTGAtagaagaaaattataaactattatatcaaattgaacaacaagaatatataaattcgAAAATCCGGTCActcataaataatattgcCGAACACATAAACTCAATCAAACTATTTCTTATAGAAGAACGTataattaaagataataagAAAGTAGATTTCATAATGGATCCTAATGAACTCGATACCATACGGCAATCAActgaaactttaaaaacTTCGAAGGATATTCTTCAAACGAAGATAAACTCTGCTCTACATAACCTTCGCTTAATACTCAAGGAAACTAACTTTCAGAACATAGATAAAACAACATTTGAATTTAGACAGTTTCAGAAAAgcataaaaatattgaatgatatttataatgCTAAATTGGATGTTTTTGAtctataatattcaatatttaaattgaatatatatgcatTTAATTCATGGCACTAATACTCCTTAAATCTGGAATTTGATAAGAGAGGCAGTCAAAATAGATAGCTATTTAATGTGAGTAATTTATAGATATATGAAATCAACACCCATGTAAAGTTTTTTCTGTCTCAGACTGATTATTGACTGATGCATTATTTTGAAAGGAAGAGAAATATGATAAAACAATCTCTTTAAAGTATAAATAATACTtgttaattaattttgcaCTTACTGAATTGTAATTACAATCTTCAGTATCAataaatgtttttaaatgatCCTCAAATGGTGCCCTGGTCAATAGTGAGCCTACTTTGGATTCGTTAGAAGTATCTCTTACCATAAACGATTTTTCTACGGATCGTAGCTTCGTATCCAAGTGCCTTACACTATGCTCAACATCTCTCATACGCCTGTCCAAAATTCTCATATTATATCTTAACTTGGAAATTAAAGACTCTAATTCATGCATTTCATTATTGACAAGttccttctttttctttatacCTGACTGGATGTtatctatttttttgaCGTCaacaatataattattatacgAGTTTTGTAGTTCCTTTTTTAGCTCAAAAAATCgttcttcatcttctatTAATCCGGAATTTTCTTCTACTAAATCAGCAaatgatttctttttatgtttttcaaTGTTCTTTATACCTAGATCAACTTTTACCTTTAAAAGATCTCTAGCCATCTTGATAAGTGATGGATCGAAGGGAAGCTCCCAATTCTCAATTACATCTTGTACTTTAGAGAATGACGCCGATCTATGCAATGAGAAACATTCCTTGTTTTTGTTGGATGTATATAGATTTCGAGTACCgtcattaaaaaatgggATAGAATTTCTTCTGTAATACTCTCTTTGATATGTAACATTAATACCATAATTTAActtgtatttattttcatcgTAATTGCATATCATTGACGACAATGACATAGATGATGAATTGGAATCAAAACGCTTCAAATCAAAGTTTTGACTATCTGTATTATTGGTGTTTGGGTAACCGTCACCTGGCAAAGGGCTATTCGAATATATTCCATTTAATTCAGTAGATGACGGTTGTTCTTTTACTACACGTAATAAATCGATATGTTGGTCTCGGACCGCTTTATTAATGTCACCtttatgatattttattttgcaAAAAGCTTCATTGCCAATCAAACTTCGGGCAGATTTCCTTAACCTCCCCTTTCCTTTCCATAATAGGCCCAGGGAGCCACCATCGATATTTTGGATAAATTCATCGAAATCAATggtaataatttcatttgcTAGTAACTTACTTCTTTTACCAGCTATATCAAGTACTGTTGATTTAACTGCCTTTTTTAGTTTGAATATATCTGAGTTGTAAGTTTTATGAGAGACTGCGAATAATTTATCTAGTGTTTGATGATCTAAGTAAACTTTAGTCTGATTTCTTTGAATgttatatcttttttgaaatgaaaatattgctgatataaattcttcttcttcaaaaggATCTTTCGAATTCGTACAATCAGCAATTACTAATTTAGAATGGCAACTTAAAACAAAACTAAATATTGCAGCAACCGTTCTAGTACCTAATGCAGCTTCATTTTTCGGTTTTTCTATGCCCATGTATAATTTACCATACTGTTCCCaccaaatatttattgctcttttaatttcatcataTATTATACCTTCCTTTGGTGTATCTGAGCTAAATAAATCGAAATAACTTAAAGCAATTTGAAGTAAAGAcacaaaatcaataatCGGATTATATGATGAGATGATGGCGCCACCATGCTTGTTGCCATTCATAGTCTGGGATAATTCAGAACTTGACGGTAATGGTAAAAAAGAATCTCTAATACTATGATCCATggatattttataaatttgaGAGAACTTATCTTCTGCTGCTGTAGTGggaaaatttaataataatgcagACCTACCACCACAATGTAAtctttttaaatcaaaattcACTTTAAAGTTATCCCAGATCAATCTGATATCACCACATTCAATATGGAGAAGGTTCAATTTCGAGTCCACTGTAAACAAATTTGTGATAAATAAAGTACCTTCTGGAATAGTTTTCGGTTTTGCTACCTCCATCAGCTccatataatattttcgGAACATAGATGGCCAATTATTGGGATTAAGTGGCAAAAGAACTTGAACGGCAGAGATAGCATCTTTACTATTACCAGTAAAGCATGTTATTAAACTTGAAACCTTACCTTCAGCAACCCATTGCTCTACAATATACATTTCAAACCCGGTAAGTTGTATTTCGTCATAAACTAAATCAGAACATTTATGAAGCCTAATATGGTAAAGAGCTCTAATGTCTGGGAAAATAAAGACACCTAACCCATCATCTGAATTGCTTGTGAAATTGTCTCGTTGAGATTCCTCATTATCAAATGTTGATCCATGAAAATGTGCATTATCTTCATTCATTCGaaacatatattttaaaccCTTCTGGATATAATGTTAAAGGGTTGCTATCAATTAACAACTAACAATATTGCACCGAGtataaaattgtttatgCAACTAAAAACTGCTTATCCCTCCATTTAAAACATATAAACTCAAACttgatatttaaatgttcttaatatatattattcatGTTACTTACTattcattttattgaaagctatattttaatatcaatctttatatttttatattctttcaTGCAGGCTCCAAGTTGAAAAATGTAGAGGTCCGAATATTAACTTCTAAGCACAGTAATAATTTAAGAAGAATAAACAGcaaaatcaattatatGTACATTATTTCATATAAAAAtagatttaaatatttggaaagtattaatatattcattatttttagttaGTTAGATAAATAGTTATACAACCATTAACAggttttattttataaaagcATTTTGGATAGGTAAATAACAAGTCGAAAGGAAGTGAAACCTTTATTGCTAACACATTGTTGAATCCCATCCAAATGTTTTGCTACACCTCCGATATAATATCAGTTGCAAATATCAAAGTTCATCGTGTACGACATTTTTAGTTATTCCTGCGTTTTGGTTATCAGGGATAATACTCCTACGTTCCCCACTAGTAGTTTTAATTCTACCGGTGGTGTTACCATATCTTTCCAAGTTTCTGTTTTTCTTAGTCAGTAAGGTCTTTAAGTTTGTTACAATTTCTCTACGTTGATGTGTGATTTTTCTTATATAGTATGGTAACATTTTAGTTACACTTTCGATAGTAGCTTCAAGTTTTGTTTTGATTTCGAATAATGTTATTCTATCAGTTGAATCAaacttcttcaataattgaTCAACAGTCTCTAGAAGAGCATGcaattcttcaatatcagCATCCCatgatttcaaatttttccTCAAATATTTGGAAGGCTTAACCTTGCGCAATTCATCATATATATCCAAATCAAATTCAGtatattcttcttcaaGATCTTCCACAGTCATAGCAAAATCTTCATCAACATCCAAAATGTCTTGTAATAATTTCTCACCATCAGCCTTTAATTGTGTGAAACTATCTTTATCTAAAACAATAGAACTAGATTCTGAAAAAACTTCAagttttttcattaactcTTCAAGAgatgataatttttcatttatttgcTTCTCTGTTGCATTTTCGATATCACTATCAATCCATTCCAAACTCTCAGAGATCAAGTCATTAAAACCATTCAGTGTTTCCTGTGAGAGAGAGCCAGTTTCTGTAATATCTTCTAAATATTGTCTTGCGTTATAGACAGTATTTTCAAATGTATTGATTAAAGCATGTAGTTTGAAACGATTATTATCTTCCATTtccaaataatttaatcttttaatCATTGATGTTAATTTCTTATAATCGAAATCTTCAATAATTGAACCGTaagaataaatttcaaGAGGTGcaactttattatttgtgGAATTAATTTGTTCTGATAATGtcataaaaatatcatcattaagTATAGCCCCAGACTCTATATCTTGTAAAGGGTTTCTTAAACAGATAATTGAACAGCTGTCAATTCCAAAAATTTTACTTTTGTTAATGGAGAATGTGACATTATAAGCATAACCATTTTCACATTCCAGAgctttgaaattattttttaatttgcTAGATGTAATATCAAAAGTTCTAAAcattatatcattttcataaaaattcattgtaaaatttgataatatttcatcagAAGTCTCTAAAATATAGGATCGTTTAATAGGATATTGTGTAcctttttcaaaaattgtgaattcttcttcttcttcttcttcttcttcttcattatcattttctacCGTAATTGAGAAGTCGCTAGTAGATTTATCAACAATCTTCATTGGTTTAGTTTGAAATGCACCAAACACTTTAACACCTCTGATTGTGACACCATAAACAACAGATTCTTCTGCGTTTACATTTTTCATGATCTTTTCTTCACCTACTAaatcatataataatttttgaacaGTTGGAATACGATTTGCACCACCAGTTAAAATTAAACCAGCGATTCCATCCAAAGCTATTGGTGATTCAATGAACATATTTTCAAACATATCATCAATAGGTTCTGAGATTAATTCTAAGAGATCAGAGGTGGcatcttcaaattctttcCTAGTTATCGTCGTTTTAAAGTTCACGTCAGGAAGAACAGATTCGATGTTGACAGGTGCATCTTTGTTAGCACTTAAAATCAGCTTCGTTTTTTCTGCAGCTTGATAAAATTTGGCCATTGCTCtatcatttttttgtaatGTTGTCCTGGAGACCTTAGTATTTTCT
Proteins encoded in this region:
- the FAR3 gene encoding Far3p (similar to Saccharomyces cerevisiae FAR3 (YMR052W); ancestral locus Anc_2.615), with product MEPNSADNFECILQLTRFLSSECRSSREQTDNLATLLNRLADQSGIIFEETSGNTPDEELQKYNEIVQKSEEELLIEENYKLLYQIEQQEYINSKIRSLINNIAEHINSIKLFLIEERIIKDNKKVDFIMDPNELDTIRQSTETLKTSKDILQTKINSALHNLRLILKETNFQNIDKTTFEFRQFQKSIKILNDIYNAKLDVFDL
- the STB2 gene encoding Stb2p (similar to Saccharomyces cerevisiae STB6 (YKL072W) and STB2 (YMR053C); ancestral locus Anc_2.616), with amino-acid sequence MFRMNEDNAHFHGSTFDNEESQRDNFTSNSDDGLGVFIFPDIRALYHIRLHKCSDLVYDEIQLTGFEMYIVEQWVAEGKVSSLITCFTGNSKDAISAVQVLLPLNPNNWPSMFRKYYMELMEVAKPKTIPEGTLFITNLFTVDSKLNLLHIECGDIRLIWDNFKVNFDLKRLHCGGRSALLLNFPTTAAEDKFSQIYKISMDHSIRDSFLPLPSSSELSQTMNGNKHGGAIISSYNPIIDFVSLLQIALSYFDLFSSDTPKEGIIYDEIKRAINIWWEQYGKLYMGIEKPKNEAALGTRTVAAIFSFVLSCHSKLVIADCTNSKDPFEEEEFISAIFSFQKRYNIQRNQTKVYLDHQTLDKLFAVSHKTYNSDIFKLKKAVKSTVLDIAGKRSKLLANEIITIDFDEFIQNIDGGSLGLLWKGKGRLRKSARSLIGNEAFCKIKYHKGDINKAVRDQHIDLLRVVKEQPSSTELNGIYSNSPLPGDGYPNTNNTDSQNFDLKRFDSNSSSMSLSSMICNYDENKYKLNYGINVTYQREYYRRNSIPFFNDGTRNLYTSNKNKECFSLHRSASFSKVQDVIENWELPFDPSLIKMARDLLKVKVDLGIKNIEKHKKKSFADLVEENSGLIEDEERFFELKKELQNSYNNYIVDVKKIDNIQSGIKKKKELVNNEMHELESLISKLRYNMRILDRRMRDVEHSVRHLDTKLRSVEKSFMVRDTSNESKVGSLLTRAPFEDHLKTFIDTEDCNYNSVSAKLINKYYLYFKEIVLSYFSSFQNNASVNNQSETEKTLHGC
- the TPHA0L01870 gene encoding uncharacterized protein (similar to Saccharomyces cerevisiae LHS1 (YKL073W); ancestral locus Anc_2.618); protein product: MKLINLFQHFSLLAFISGIVLGAVLGIDYGHQNLLAMIVSPDAPMEIVLTPESKRKDFSGLAIKQIPNSNNKTKVEYERTYGSAISSLMTRFPQNIAANLKSLLGISSEDKDTIVADYLSMHPGANLTFNDRNSVSFNIDGIEYPVEQLTAMNLRELLNRGNELLLSKTNKTSDVITDIVISVPEYFNQMQRGALLDSALIASSSVESLLLNDGISVAVDFVLKQREFPTDEDIYFIVYDMGNESVQSSLFSVFQSSNSSIPIKVELCGYGYRTDIGGQSFTKELAKILIDKFLLENTKVSRTTLQKNDRAMAKFYQAAEKTKLILSANKDAPVNIESVLPDVNFKTTITRKEFEDATSDLLELISEPIDDMFENMFIESPIALDGIAGLILTGGANRIPTVQKLLYDLVGEEKIMKNVNAEESVVYGVTIRGVKVFGAFQTKPMKIVDKSTSDFSITVENDNEEEEEEEEEEFTIFEKGTQYPIKRSYILETSDEILSNFTMNFYENDIMFRTFDITSSKLKNNFKALECENGYAYNVTFSINKSKIFGIDSCSIICLRNPLQDIESGAILNDDIFMTLSEQINSTNNKVAPLEIYSYGSIIEDFDYKKLTSMIKRLNYLEMEDNNRFKLHALINTFENTVYNARQYLEDITETGSLSQETLNGFNDLISESLEWIDSDIENATEKQINEKLSSLEELMKKLEVFSESSSIVLDKDSFTQLKADGEKLLQDILDVDEDFAMTVEDLEEEYTEFDLDIYDELRKVKPSKYLRKNLKSWDADIEELHALLETVDQLLKKFDSTDRITLFEIKTKLEATIESVTKMLPYYIRKITHQRREIVTNLKTLLTKKNRNLERYGNTTGRIKTTSGERRSIIPDNQNAGITKNVVHDEL